One segment of Streptomyces sp. TG1A-8 DNA contains the following:
- a CDS encoding SpoIIE family protein phosphatase: MTAAGAPEPEGDEPVRGPVRPGGLLDVLGVASVVLNAEGRIVLWSPQAEELFGYTAHEALGQYAARLMVHERHIQLVGELFADVMSTGQSWSGGFPIRHKDGSTRLVEFRNMRLLDDRGDLYALGLAADQTTVRRLEQDVALSERMVKQSPMGLAVLDTRLRYVSVNPALERINGLTAAQHQGRTLGDVLPYPYAKALEDAARQVLDTGAPLIDHPVGGRTVADPDEDHIWSVSLYRLDDATGNVLGVAASVADISEQHRASVAAEAARRRLAVIADASARIGTTLELERTACELAEVAVPELADVAAVGLLDGVAEGRSSTLGPTQSALIRSLALRPQDDSDAVRAADPPGRVARYASDRLITECVRTGEAVLVPRVKDTDLPRIARSPEAAALLGLAGLHSYLAVPLIARGQVLGALDLKRIRNPAPFDGDDLLLARELAARAAVQIDNARWYQDARNTALTLQHSLLPGHPPVTTGLEVASRYQPAGATSEVGGDWFDVIPLEGGRTALVVGDVMGSGIGAAAAMGRLRTATTTLAALGLDPALLLEHLDKTASALDHSIATCVYAVHDPHRRQCRIANAGHLPPARVRPGRPPELLDLPTGVPLGVGGVGFRTVTVGFEPGDELVFYTDGLVETRCDSLDERLDFLLSLLDDPARPLEEVCDLLLRTLHHPDNHDDVALLIARAQELGQGQYQ, from the coding sequence ATGACTGCAGCCGGGGCTCCGGAACCGGAGGGCGACGAGCCGGTGCGCGGGCCGGTGCGCCCGGGCGGACTGCTCGACGTGCTCGGGGTGGCGTCGGTGGTGCTGAACGCCGAAGGCCGGATCGTGCTGTGGAGCCCCCAGGCCGAGGAGCTGTTCGGCTACACCGCGCACGAGGCGCTCGGCCAGTACGCGGCCCGGCTGATGGTGCACGAGCGGCACATCCAGCTCGTCGGCGAACTGTTCGCCGACGTGATGAGCACCGGCCAGAGCTGGTCCGGCGGCTTCCCGATCCGGCACAAGGACGGCAGCACCCGGCTGGTGGAGTTCCGCAACATGCGGCTGCTGGACGACCGGGGCGACCTCTACGCACTGGGGCTCGCCGCCGACCAGACGACGGTGCGCCGGCTGGAGCAGGACGTGGCCCTGTCCGAGCGGATGGTGAAGCAGTCGCCGATGGGGCTCGCCGTCCTGGACACCCGGCTGCGGTACGTCTCGGTGAACCCGGCGCTGGAGCGGATCAACGGGCTCACGGCCGCCCAGCACCAGGGGCGGACCCTGGGGGACGTGCTGCCCTACCCCTACGCCAAGGCGCTGGAGGACGCGGCGCGGCAGGTCCTCGACACCGGTGCCCCGCTGATCGACCACCCCGTCGGGGGCCGTACCGTGGCCGACCCGGACGAGGACCACATCTGGTCGGTGTCGCTGTACCGGCTCGACGACGCGACGGGCAACGTGCTGGGCGTGGCGGCCTCGGTGGCCGACATCTCCGAGCAGCACCGGGCGTCCGTCGCGGCGGAGGCCGCCCGGCGCCGGCTCGCGGTGATCGCCGACGCCTCCGCCCGGATCGGTACGACGCTGGAGCTGGAGCGCACCGCCTGCGAACTGGCCGAGGTCGCCGTGCCGGAGCTGGCCGACGTGGCCGCCGTGGGCCTGCTGGACGGGGTGGCGGAGGGCCGGAGCAGCACGCTGGGCCCGACGCAGTCCGCGCTGATCCGGTCCCTGGCGCTGCGCCCGCAGGACGACTCGGACGCCGTCCGGGCGGCCGACCCGCCCGGACGGGTCGCCCGGTACGCGTCGGACCGCCTGATCACCGAGTGCGTGCGCACGGGCGAGGCGGTGCTGGTGCCGCGGGTGAAGGACACGGACCTGCCGCGCATCGCCCGCTCCCCCGAGGCGGCCGCGCTGCTCGGCCTGGCGGGCCTGCACTCGTACCTGGCCGTGCCGCTGATCGCGCGGGGCCAGGTGCTGGGCGCGCTCGACCTCAAGCGCATCCGCAACCCGGCGCCGTTCGACGGGGACGACCTGCTGCTGGCGCGGGAGCTGGCGGCGCGCGCGGCGGTGCAGATCGACAACGCGCGCTGGTACCAGGACGCCCGCAACACCGCGCTCACCCTGCAGCACAGTCTGCTGCCCGGCCACCCGCCGGTGACGACCGGTCTGGAGGTGGCCTCCCGCTACCAGCCGGCCGGTGCCACCAGCGAGGTCGGCGGCGACTGGTTCGACGTCATCCCGCTGGAGGGCGGCAGGACGGCGCTCGTCGTCGGTGACGTGATGGGCAGCGGCATCGGCGCGGCCGCCGCCATGGGCCGGCTGCGCACGGCGACCACCACGCTGGCCGCGCTCGGCCTCGACCCGGCGCTGCTGCTGGAACACCTGGACAAGACGGCCTCGGCCCTGGACCACTCCATCGCGACCTGTGTGTACGCCGTCCACGACCCGCACCGGCGCCAGTGCCGGATCGCCAACGCCGGCCACCTGCCCCCGGCCCGGGTCCGCCCCGGCCGGCCGCCGGAGCTGCTCGACCTGCCCACCGGGGTGCCCCTGGGCGTGGGCGGCGTCGGGTTCCGCACCGTCACGGTCGGCTTCGAGCCCGGCGACGAGCTGGTCTTCTACACCGACGGGCTGGTCGAGACCCGCTGCGACTCGCTGGACGAACGCCTGGACTTCCTGCTGTCCCTGCTGGACGACCCGGCCCGCCCCCTGGAGGAGGTCTGCGACCTCCTGCTGCGCACCCTGCACCACCCCGACAACCACGACGACGTGGCCCTGCTGATCGCCCGCGCGCAGGAACTGGGCCAGGGCCAATACCAGTGA
- a CDS encoding NADPH-dependent 2,4-dienoyl-CoA reductase, with the protein MSRYPHLMSPLDLGFTTLPNRVLMGSMHVGLEEAERGFERMAAFYAARARGGVGLIVTGGIAPNGEGRPYEGGARLTTEAEAERHRTVTDAVHREGGRIALQILHFGRYAHHRDLVAPSPLQAPISPFVPRELTDADIERTIGDYARAARLARWAGYDGVEVMGSEGYLINEFTAARTNRRTDRWGGSYENRMRFPVEVVRRVREAVGEDFIVVYRLSMLDLVPDGSSLEEVVALARAVEVAGATIINTGIGWHEARIPTIATPVPRGAYTWVTRKLMGEVSVPLVTTNRINTPDLAEELLAGGCADMVSLARPLLADPDFVAKAAAGEPDAINTCIGCNQACLDHTFSGRITSCLVNPRACHETELVLSPTRRRKRVAVVGAGPAGLACAVGAAERGHAVTLFDAASEIGGQLDVARKVPGKQEFDETLRYFRHQLRANGVEVRLDTWVTAADLDGYDEVVVATGVIPRTPDIPGVGHPRVLGYLDVLRDGAPVGDRVAVLGAGGIGFDVAEYLTDGGDRASEDPRTYFRHWGVDMDYRAPGGLTAPRRPAPPRTVHLLQRKTTKVGSGLGRTTGWIHRTELKHRGVTMVPGVRYDRIDDAGLHITVGGESTVLEVDTVVLCTGQEPRRELYEELAAAGRSVHVIGGADVAAELDAKRAVGQGTELAAAL; encoded by the coding sequence ATGAGCCGTTACCCGCACCTGATGTCCCCCCTCGACCTGGGCTTCACCACGCTGCCCAACCGCGTGCTCATGGGCTCCATGCACGTCGGTCTGGAGGAGGCCGAGCGGGGGTTCGAGCGGATGGCGGCGTTCTACGCGGCCCGCGCGCGCGGGGGAGTGGGGCTCATCGTCACCGGGGGCATCGCGCCCAACGGGGAGGGCCGTCCGTACGAGGGCGGTGCCCGGCTCACCACGGAGGCGGAGGCCGAGCGGCACCGCACCGTCACCGACGCCGTGCACCGCGAGGGCGGCCGCATCGCCCTGCAGATCCTGCACTTCGGCCGGTACGCCCACCACCGCGACCTGGTCGCGCCGAGCCCGCTGCAGGCCCCGATCAGCCCCTTCGTGCCGCGCGAGCTGACCGACGCCGACATCGAGCGGACCATCGGCGACTACGCCCGCGCCGCCCGCCTGGCCCGGTGGGCCGGGTACGACGGCGTCGAGGTCATGGGCTCCGAGGGCTACCTGATCAACGAGTTCACCGCCGCGCGGACCAACCGGCGCACCGACCGCTGGGGCGGGTCGTACGAGAACCGGATGCGGTTCCCGGTGGAGGTCGTCCGGCGCGTGCGCGAGGCGGTCGGCGAGGACTTCATCGTCGTCTACCGGCTGTCGATGCTGGACCTGGTCCCGGACGGCTCCTCCCTGGAGGAGGTCGTCGCCCTCGCCCGGGCCGTCGAGGTCGCCGGCGCCACGATCATCAACACCGGCATCGGCTGGCACGAGGCCCGCATCCCCACCATCGCCACCCCCGTGCCGCGCGGCGCCTACACCTGGGTCACCAGGAAGCTCATGGGCGAGGTGTCCGTGCCGCTGGTGACCACCAACCGGATCAACACCCCCGACCTGGCGGAGGAACTGCTCGCCGGCGGCTGCGCGGACATGGTCTCCCTGGCCCGCCCGCTGCTCGCCGACCCCGACTTCGTCGCCAAGGCGGCCGCCGGCGAGCCGGACGCCATCAACACCTGCATCGGCTGCAACCAGGCCTGCCTCGACCACACGTTCAGCGGCCGGATCACCTCCTGCCTGGTCAACCCGCGCGCCTGCCACGAGACCGAGCTGGTGCTCTCCCCGACCCGCAGGCGCAAGCGCGTCGCCGTCGTCGGCGCCGGGCCGGCCGGACTGGCCTGTGCCGTCGGTGCCGCCGAACGCGGTCACGCCGTCACCCTGTTCGACGCCGCGAGCGAGATCGGCGGCCAGCTCGACGTGGCCCGCAAGGTACCCGGCAAGCAGGAGTTCGACGAGACGCTGCGCTACTTCCGCCACCAGCTCCGCGCCAACGGCGTCGAGGTGCGCCTGGACACCTGGGTCACCGCGGCGGACCTGGACGGCTACGACGAGGTCGTCGTGGCCACCGGCGTCATCCCGCGCACCCCCGACATCCCGGGCGTCGGGCACCCCCGCGTCCTCGGCTACCTCGACGTCCTGCGCGACGGCGCCCCCGTCGGCGACCGCGTCGCCGTCCTCGGTGCGGGCGGCATCGGCTTCGACGTCGCCGAGTACCTCACCGACGGCGGCGACAGGGCGAGCGAGGACCCGCGGACGTACTTCCGCCACTGGGGCGTCGACATGGACTACCGCGCGCCGGGCGGCCTCACCGCCCCGCGGCGGCCCGCCCCGCCGCGCACGGTCCACCTGCTCCAGCGCAAGACCACCAAGGTAGGCTCCGGACTGGGCAGGACCACCGGCTGGATCCACCGCACCGAGCTGAAGCACCGCGGCGTCACCATGGTCCCGGGCGTGCGCTACGACCGGATCGACGACGCCGGTCTGCACATCACCGTCGGCGGCGAGAGCACGGTCCTGGAGGTCGACACCGTGGTGCTGTGCACCGGGCAGGAACCGCGCCGCGAGCTCTACGAGGAGCTGGCCGCCGCAGGACGCAGCGTGCACGTGATCGGCGGTGCGGACGTGGCGGCCGAACTGGACGCCAAGCGGGCCGTCGGACAGGGCACCGAGCTGGCGGCGGCGCTGTAG
- a CDS encoding PadR family transcriptional regulator, whose translation MSLPHAILTALLEKPSSGLELTRRFDRSIGYFWSATHQQIYRELGRLEAEGHIRALPAEQPARGQRKSYEVLPAGRAELARWTATAQDPKPQRDVLLLRLRAAAVVGTAGLEADLRRHLDLHRRQLAEYEEIERRDFPPDRDTPQDRLRHLVLRAGIDLETFWTQWLAHALEELTGLPDRAPAEGPGPAGGPLPMGPAPAGGAVTG comes from the coding sequence ATGTCACTCCCGCACGCCATCCTCACCGCCCTGCTGGAGAAGCCGTCGTCCGGGCTGGAGCTGACCCGCCGGTTCGACAGGTCGATCGGTTACTTCTGGTCCGCGACGCACCAGCAGATCTACCGCGAGCTGGGGAGGCTGGAGGCGGAGGGCCACATCCGCGCCCTGCCGGCCGAACAGCCGGCCCGCGGGCAGAGGAAGAGCTACGAGGTCCTGCCCGCGGGCCGCGCCGAGCTGGCCCGCTGGACCGCCACCGCCCAGGACCCCAAGCCGCAGCGGGACGTCCTGCTGCTGCGGCTGCGCGCCGCGGCGGTGGTCGGCACGGCGGGCCTGGAGGCCGACCTGCGCCGCCACCTTGACCTGCACCGGCGGCAGCTGGCCGAGTACGAGGAGATCGAACGGCGCGACTTCCCGCCGGACCGGGACACCCCGCAGGACCGGCTGCGCCATCTGGTCCTGCGGGCCGGGATCGACCTGGAGACCTTCTGGACCCAGTGGCTCGCCCACGCCCTGGAGGAGCTCACCGGTCTCCCGGACCGGGCCCCGGCCGAGGGGCCCGGCCCCGCAGGCGGGCCCCTGCCCATGGGGCCGGCACCGGCCGGCGGGGCGGTGACCGGCTGA
- a CDS encoding fibronectin type III domain-containing protein — MRRVPLTTALVCAGLVLVVSCGRSGAAGDDGRAPGAPTGVTAAAGSATSVHVMWNALTRDPGVRTYVVYRGSTKVTDVPGSQHMVDVTRLRPSTTYAFTVRARGTDGRLGPPSRAVRARTPAAVAADRSAPTRPPRPAGRTAGSRAVQLSWGASRDDRGVASYDVYQGGAKIHGVGGNQTATVLTGLRPGTRYVFTVRARDAADNLSPASAPVRLTTPGRDDGRDTAPTGFTATVHRDAGAYYIDLSWDPPRVDGVITEYQIRLDGAAATSLVWGGTPPRGRAHHSFYAGKEAGTAHRVRLRARLPDGTLGGYSAERTVTTGADG, encoded by the coding sequence GTGCGACGCGTTCCCCTCACGACCGCGCTGGTGTGCGCGGGTCTGGTCCTGGTCGTGTCCTGCGGCCGAAGCGGCGCGGCCGGGGACGACGGCCGGGCGCCGGGCGCCCCGACGGGTGTCACCGCCGCGGCCGGCAGCGCCACCAGCGTGCACGTGATGTGGAACGCGCTGACGCGGGATCCCGGCGTCCGCACCTATGTGGTGTATCGCGGCTCCACGAAAGTCACTGACGTACCGGGCTCGCAGCACATGGTGGACGTCACCAGGCTCAGGCCGTCCACCACGTACGCCTTCACCGTGCGGGCCCGGGGCACGGACGGCCGCCTCGGCCCGCCGAGCCGTGCGGTCCGGGCGCGGACGCCCGCCGCGGTGGCGGCGGACCGCTCGGCGCCGACCCGCCCGCCGCGTCCGGCCGGGCGGACGGCCGGCAGCCGGGCGGTCCAGCTGTCCTGGGGCGCCTCCCGCGACGACCGGGGTGTGGCGTCGTACGACGTCTACCAGGGCGGAGCGAAGATCCACGGTGTCGGCGGGAACCAGACCGCGACCGTGCTGACCGGGCTGCGGCCCGGCACCCGCTACGTGTTCACCGTGCGGGCGCGGGACGCGGCCGACAACCTCTCGCCGGCCAGCGCGCCGGTCCGGCTCACCACGCCGGGCCGCGACGACGGCCGGGACACCGCGCCGACCGGCTTCACCGCGACGGTCCACCGGGACGCCGGCGCGTACTACATCGACCTGTCCTGGGATCCGCCGCGCGTCGACGGGGTGATCACCGAGTACCAGATCCGGCTGGACGGTGCCGCGGCCACCTCCCTGGTCTGGGGCGGCACCCCGCCGCGCGGCCGCGCCCACCACAGCTTCTACGCCGGGAAGGAGGCGGGCACCGCGCACCGGGTGCGGCTGCGGGCGCGGCTGCCGGACGGCACCTTGGGCGGATACTCGGCGGAGCGGACGGTGACCACGGGCGCGGACGGCTGA
- a CDS encoding glycoside hydrolase family 75 protein has product MRAQSLTLAVAGAALLTPASLPAPADAAPPRVPSAAGGRSGVTAADLLDRVRSCTRISRGRYRPDDGAPATVPVCGTREAVFWKADLDVDCDGRPTARCNRRTDPWFSAATAFPQSDGRPLNAATLPYIVVPPPSDRWDAPAHGVRGGSVAAVVYRNRVQYAVVADTGPRDLIGEASYATARGLGIPADPRRGGAPSGVTYIVFRKARITALEDHDAAVTTGERLARLFVRGAR; this is encoded by the coding sequence GTGCGTGCCCAGTCGCTGACGCTGGCCGTGGCCGGCGCCGCCCTGCTCACCCCGGCCTCGCTGCCCGCCCCGGCCGACGCCGCTCCGCCGCGGGTGCCGTCCGCGGCCGGCGGCCGGAGCGGTGTCACCGCCGCGGACCTGCTGGACCGGGTGCGCTCCTGCACCCGCATCTCCCGGGGCCGGTACCGTCCCGACGACGGCGCCCCCGCGACCGTCCCCGTGTGCGGGACCCGCGAGGCGGTGTTCTGGAAGGCGGACCTGGACGTCGACTGCGACGGCCGGCCCACCGCCCGCTGCAACCGCCGCACCGACCCATGGTTCTCCGCGGCCACGGCCTTCCCGCAGTCCGACGGCCGTCCGCTGAACGCCGCGACCCTGCCCTACATCGTGGTCCCGCCCCCGAGCGACCGCTGGGACGCCCCGGCCCACGGCGTCCGGGGCGGTTCGGTGGCCGCCGTGGTCTACCGCAACCGGGTGCAGTACGCCGTCGTCGCGGACACCGGTCCGCGGGACCTCATCGGCGAGGCCTCCTACGCCACCGCCCGGGGCCTCGGCATCCCGGCCGATCCCCGCCGCGGCGGGGCACCCTCCGGCGTCACCTACATCGTCTTCAGGAAGGCCCGGATCACCGCCCTGGAGGACCACGACGCGGCGGTGACGACGGGGGAGCGGCTGGCCCGGCTGTTCGTGCGGGGCGCGCGCTGA
- the dhaM gene encoding dihydroxyacetone kinase phosphoryl donor subunit DhaM has product MSDGKRVGIVLVSHSAAVAASVAELAKGLVGGAAVPVAPAGGTEGGELGTSAELIAAAVASVNRGAGVAVLTDLGSAVLTVKALLAEGDELPEGTRLVDAPFVEGAVAAVVTAATGADLAAVEAAAAEAYDYRKV; this is encoded by the coding sequence GTGAGTGACGGCAAGCGGGTCGGGATAGTGCTGGTGTCGCACAGCGCGGCGGTCGCGGCCTCCGTCGCCGAGCTGGCGAAGGGCCTGGTGGGCGGCGCGGCGGTGCCCGTCGCCCCGGCGGGCGGTACCGAGGGCGGCGAACTGGGCACCAGCGCCGAGCTGATCGCCGCCGCGGTCGCCTCCGTCAACCGGGGCGCCGGGGTGGCCGTGCTCACCGACCTCGGCAGCGCGGTGCTCACCGTGAAGGCGCTGCTCGCCGAGGGCGACGAACTCCCGGAGGGCACCCGTCTGGTGGACGCGCCGTTCGTCGAGGGCGCGGTGGCCGCGGTCGTCACGGCGGCCACGGGCGCGGACCTGGCCGCGGTGGAGGCGGCGGCCGCGGAGGCGTACGACTACCGGAAGGTCTGA